The Raphanus sativus cultivar WK10039 chromosome 6, ASM80110v3, whole genome shotgun sequence sequence ATAGAGAAGGTTATATTGGACTTACAGAGGATAAACCAAGCTAATGATAGGTCTGCGCACACACCAACACATGCAAAAAGAATCAAATTAAAGAGAAAGTACCAGAAAAATAGCTTTGGCTAAATCTTAAAGTTATTATTAATCATGTACCCAGCGATGACGTCGAAGTTCTTGAAGATGAGCCTCAGTAAACTTCCGATAgttgaaaacattttttccgTCGAATTAtcttcttgctttttttttcttgtactCTCTCTCACAACCGTCTTTTGAAATTGTTGTTGCATTGTTTTCTGGACAAGAGAGAGTGCTCTCATATGAAGTAAGTTGGGCTTGACCACACGTGTCCGTGACTATGAGAGGAGTCGAGGTGAAGTTGAGCCACGTTGCTTCTTGATCCGGAAGCCTAATAACTTAAGCATTCAGGGATTGTTTTTGATTTATGACCGTTCGATTTCATCGTTGTTGTGCAGATACTACAATGATAATAGAGATCTAAAACAACATAAACATCATAAATTTTAATGCAAAAGTATAGAGAGATGAGttctaatatataaacaaaaatataagaacaaCAACTCAAAACATTAGACTATCTTTAATctattttgctatttttttcCTTATAATAGAGATCTATTTTgctctatatatatatcttcaaaATAGCAAATtacatttctttttataaataaaggaaaaataataatttctattttgtagaaaaaataaaagcggatgaaacttttttttgcCTGTAAATTCTATTATGaagagaaatataaaaatagattgAAAATGATTTTAGTGAAACACTCAAGAAAATAGAACTgatgaaattaatatttaaaaaattgctaagcaatagttaaatatcttatagaagattaaatattttatggaaGTTAATGTTTAGATGGAATCTGTGtcatttatattaatgtttaaaaaaaaatattataactgaTTTGGACCAATGCTTAGAATATTGGATGAAACACATCCAACTTTGTATAATAAGATTGCTTACAAAATATCAAGGGAAACGATTCCAAATCGTTAGAGAAAATTTTGGCTTTGAAGTCTAGTGATGATTATACCTTCATACAAATCTAAGATTTGGTTCTTGCAACATTTTATTGAATACAAATAGTACACCGGTCCTATTGAGTACCAGAACaataccaaaccaaaaaaaaaaaaacaaagaaggtGCAAAGAGAAGACAAGTCTCTCTTGTAACCAACCCATCAAGGAACAAAGAAGACACTAGCGAGATACCACCAACTCTGAGGAACGATGACTGGCTTTAGTGCCTCTACGGTTCCAGATTGGAGTTGTCTCAATGAGCTTGTGGGGGAAAAGCCTGCTCTCCCACTTGCTTGGCTTCTTGAAGTTGTGAACTTTGAGCTTCGCAATCACAGCTTCTTCCTCTGGAGTCGTCTCTCTAACTACGACAGTTAAGCGACACTCCGGTCTTATCATCAACCCGCATTTTCCTTTTCCATGGATAGATATCCTCTTCTTGAACAGTCCCTTCCCAACAAACGCTTCAGCTGCAATCACATATCAAAAGCTTAGAATAAATGAATCATTCCTACAATGCAGCAGACAGAGGAATCAAGGATCTAGTTAGAACATACCAATGATGAGACGGTCAGGATCTAGTCCATGGTTATGAGAAGCATTTGCTCGAGCAGCGTGGATAACCTGTAATATAATGACAAATCAGTAACGATTTTTCTATACctgatatttattaaaaaaatcggTCTAAGCGCCCGCCTAATCGgttaaatcatattatataaattaatatctagTTACCGTCTAGCGATTTTTTGAAGATTGGTACTAATAGAAAAGAGTTGCCTGTTTCAAGCTCAGATCTTAAGAGATTACCCGGTACACGGTGTGGGAAGCTCGTTTAACAGTGACCTGGAGTTGCATCAGAGCATCTTCGACGCGCATACCACGCACTAGTGCTGCAACTAGGTTGACCTTCTTAGGACTCTGAAACAAGAAATGATGATCACATCTATAAATGACACAGGCCAAGTGAAAAGAGAGTTCTGTAGAGAGTCAGAGAACAGTACACACACCTGCTTAATGGCTTTGAGTACAGCCTGCACTTTTTTACGCTTGGGTATAATCttctgctcttcttcttctttgccaCTACCCAAAAGAGTAGCTGGAGATGACAAAGGTGATGACACAGGCTCTTCACTAgccttgagtgttcttgaggtAGAAATCCCCTGAAAGCAATAGAACAAGATCCCACAAATGAGCCAAAGTATTCATCTTTCAATCTAATTAACATAGACAATAAATGTTGCCATCCCACTAGACACACAGTCTCACTATTACTAAAGAAAACAAGATTCAGGTTGTGAACAAAGCATTACCACTTGCTGTAGATAATGATGCAGTGGTGTTGAAGAGTAGGTTGGTCTCAGGAGACTCTGCAAGTAACCTACTTcacaagcaaacaaaaaaaaaactgaatcatCATTATAACACAAAACACATAACATTCTCTTAAACTCAAATGAggaaaaaactaaaacatgGGCAAAGATAAAGCTTTCACCTTTGGAGAAAGGAGATTCCAAATTGAGAGATGAAGAGTAATAAGCTGTTGAAACGTTACTGTTCTTCACTCTTCTCCCAATCTGACGAATCAATTGTAGATTCCTCTGCCAACCCGCCATTGTTTAATTTAACCCTCTTTCTGTAAAATTTCAAAGGATCAGAATCAGAAATAAAGATCAAAGCTTTGGCTCGTCTCGCTAGAGAGAATCGGAGAATCTAGGGTTTATCAAACGGAGCTAACTTACCTGTGATGAGAGCGacgacgagagagagagagagagagcagagaaACATTTGTTTTTGTGATTTGGACTTTGTTTCTTAATGGGCTTGGGCCGAGTTCGTCGTTCTGGTATGTACGTTGTTTTGTTTGGTAAATTTTGGTGCTGAATGTTGATTGTTAATGTTCTTGggttttagtttatttattttattttgaattttggtttGTGTATAGAAAAGGTTAGATCTATCTATGTCGAATTAAAATCCATTTTCACCTTACTTAAGAATCCATATATGCAGTGATTACTGAGTAAGTTTTATCTCGTTAGAGATTTGGGTCGACAAGGCGACAACAATAGATgcctctatatatatatatataatgcttgatttttgatatttatcatgtttataataaattttgtgtTAATTATGTTTGTTTTGGGAAAACGACAAGCTTTTTGGAATAGATATGTAAAAGTACATTTACATAATTGATGCGTGCGTATGAGAGTAAAAGTTGGGTCTATGACATTAGTTTGCTTCGGAATTatacatattattaaaaatatactatacaAACTGCAAATTGTAATTTGTAATTTGTAACCACCTACtattaaaatatgcatatatgtaCATAACTTGCGGCTTGCGGTTCTCAACGAACTTACTCCACTATACATGCATCTCTTAATTCGAAGTTAAGCTAGCACTTAGCCTCTAATTACTAAACTAGCTTCTGTATATTTCAGACGATCACCTATGTGTTATTGAATTTCAAAAGAATCGTtagttttgataatatataaattctatAGATTAATTTCCTCGTTGGGCTTTTTATCTTATGTATAGAGCTGTTGTTTTGGATATTTATAAAGTGGGCACAGAACATAAACTAAAACAGTACGAAGTTATGCATAATTATTAGATTATAGCTATATGGTCCCAATATCATGGGTTGATAATTGGTAGATTATATCTTGCCGAACCTAGCAAACATATGGAGCCCGGCTATTCTCATTGAGAATAAGCCAACAGACTTACTCCCCCAACCTATTGAGGCAAgcttttatttgtttgttttattgatttaggtgtatatataatagtataatacaattaattatttcatatttcaaagaAAAGAGTATATATGTGTTTTCATTTTGCAAAATTTGAATCTAGCTCAATAAATttgcatatatattattaactgTTTGAAGATTGACGCAAGGTAAACAGGTTTTGAAATCAACATGTGACTATTGCTCCAAATAGTGAAAGACAAAAGAACATTGAAAACattactaagaaaaaaaaatattactaagaATTTTTGCTAAAGCACTATTCAATATTTCTTGtgtattacaaaattataaaattacacTTTCTaacacattttataaaattacacaTAATAGATTTTCATAGGTTTTCAAATGAAAACACTATGCAATGCACCGTTTAGATCCTAGTATTGATGAGCCAGAATGATCATCATATGTGTAAAGGGTATAAAACCAATTCTAAATTGAAACATATTCGCTGTATTTAAAAATCATAGGTTACTCTAATTACGTCAACTCATTTTTAAAGTAAAACCCTACGAGTTTTTACATAACGCAATATAGTATAATACATATGAACTCTCTTTTTCCGGAACTTGAAAACAGGCTCACCTATCTCCAGATAATGTGAACAAAATTCAAATGCGAATTGACTTACAATCATAGAGCTCATAACTACAAATATAGTCAACTATGAACCTCATCTAGTGTCATGCCACGTTCAAAATATTATCGCGTATCAAGAGTATACGGTCCCATACAAAATGCGTCTCCATAACAATTAGGTTTCAATCGCCAATAATTTGTCATTCgcagaaaaaaatacatttactATTATCAAACTAAATCTGAAAAGACAATTAAATAATACACCGCCCATCATGTATCGAGTTATTCGAATTGAAAGATTTCGTACCTTGagagattattattattgtggTCTTCGTTCTACCGTCGACAAGTGTTAACGTTCACGATCTTGGAGAAGCGTGTGATCGCACCCCCACGAAGACGTGTGGCAGGACCTAATTAGATACAGAGAAGCAAGGCGATAAAATAATGCTTTTAAGGTGGCCCACGACATACGGAACTCTTTTTTGAGTAGATTGTTCTGTGGTCTTGTACAAAACATGTCTTCTCCAAGATCCTCGCTTTCCATATCGGGATAAGGCAAAGATCGTTTGATCTCTGCCGTACATGTGTATATGCTTCCATGTCGCTGGGTTACGTGGCTGTTGAAACGGAATTGTTAAATTGTCAATCGCATTGATGTGTGTGATGAGTGGTGGAATGGTTTCGAAGTTTTAAGAATATGGTCGACAAACGTTTTCATATTATCactgtttttaagttttttactTTGTATGATCAGATCTAGTTTTCGACTTggtgatgtatatatatatatgctgatAAAAATAGTTCATCATAATTCGTTAACACTTAACACCGAATCAGTTGATATAATTTTACAGTGTCAGTCAATCCAAAACTTGTCGGGATACTAATTTGTTAAACGGGATATCTGTACTGAAATCAAATTCACGATAGACTGGTTTGGTAGTAAGTAAGAAGGTCTATGCGGACTCTTCCGTATGCGATCATAGGGTTTATCTAACGATTAATTTGCATGAATTTTATTACTTAGTGACATATTTACTCTACGATTAGTTGGACGTTTTACCATCTCAAACATGTAACACTAACAACAAAATATCTTAGTATCAGATCATTGATTTGAGTAAACCAATATTAATATGCCCCAAGAATGTAAGTGTTGATATATAGTTTAAAGAACagaaaaatattgttattgCTTTTCAAATATCTCCTCGATCACTTTACGCATATAACATTTTTGGGGTAAAATGGTAAAATTTTGACGTGGATCgcataaaatttatattgttataAGAAGTGTAAATATTAactagtataaatatgtattttcagACTGGTAGAAATCAATTTATGACTGTGAGATGACTTTATTCTTTTTCCAGAAGTAAAGAAAAACTAGATTAATTTCACCTTGAGCTACTTTATTTTCTAGTTTCTTATAGATgggttattaatattttaccgTATACAGTATATCGTTATGTTTTGAAAACTGATTCAAAATCTAGCCGAAACAATCTGGATTGTTGCATAGATTCTTCCTTAAAAAGGGTACATACcaataatttttatatgaacttttcaaagttatttaaatttttgattaacAACATCATATTGACGGACGTGGTCAATCTTCACAGGCCGAGATCGAAACTTTGAAAGTGATGGTTTCTAAATACCCTAAGGAAAACGACAACCTATACTATAAAGGTCTTAAAAGATAGTTTAGACATGTTAAGTCAAACTGTTTAGGGTTACCGTAAGATTTAGTAGATCAGATTAtgattctttatttttattcttaaaatgaTTAACTTTATGTTGGCATAGGCTTAGTGGCTTAGCTAAGCCCAATAGTTAGAAACCCATGTGTTTAGATTAGTTGTCATATACATACACATTTTTTTGTCATATACATACacatcaaaatgtttttttttttataaatggcATTACACATCAAAATGTTTACTAATAGTTTACCACATAACTACATAAGCTATGTACTTAGAGATTTAAAACCTTAACTAAGCTACATAACGCGTATATTTACGAAAAccttctatatatatttcagaTACAGCAAGTCTTAAGTTCTTTAATAATAAGTTTTCATTATAGTCTCAAGGGTTTGGTACATATACCAAAATGGACATACAAACATCACATGGTGCATTTGTATCTAAATGATATAAAGTAAAACGTGAAAAGAAACGAGCACATAGTTAGTGTgagttataaataattttaagaaatattttaatatttaacatcTTAGTATTTTCACAAATGTAGGAAGAAATGTAAAAACGATATTCATAGTGCGAGAAATAAGatgtaaaagtaaaatttacaTGCTCTCTAAATTcaacagtattttttttttacggaTATTATATTACTACTACTCAAGCTTAAGCtcgaggtggtctgggtaaccagaccgaaATATAATAACCAATAAAAAGTAATTTCCTATGGAAAGATCTAGCTGTCTTagcaaaaaaatctgaaatctaATTTTGCGCTCTAGGAATATAGGAGATCTTGAAATCTAGAAAGCATATAATCAGTGTATGTATCCTCTCTAGTTCAGTAGCAAAACTTGGCCAGTCTCGAGGTTCCTTAATCATAGTAATCAAATCTTTACAGTCTGTTCCAAAGTTCTGACAAGTTGAATGCTGAAGCATATTCTCCATTATCCATCGCTTCCACTTTTGAGTGCAGAGCTGATTCTCTTATGGGGAAGTTTTGTGTTTCCATGAGTTGCGTGTTTCCCCCGCTGTCCAACCAGACCCATCTACATTCACTAAATTGAGCCTGAGATGTCCAAGATCCATCCAGTAAACAAATATTGTCCAAGTTTATGACTTGGGTTTCCTCTACATTACTCTCTTGAACAGCTGGTGGTATCGTTTCATTGGCTTTAAACCAAGCTTGACACTCACTCTCAGCATATCGAACTAGTTTCAGAGGATCTATGTCTATGCCCCTAAAGAGTTTATCATTGCGagccttccaaatgtaccaaatCAGCCAGAGATAAGGATCCCTATCTTGATCTGGTTCAAGTACACCATTCTTTTCTCATAAGAGGTAATTCATCCAAATGTACCAAATCAGTCAGGGATAAGGATCCATATCTTGATCTGGTTCAAATACACCATTCTTTTCTCAGAAGAGGTAATTCATATTCGTATAGATACTTGGTGCTGGAAAGACAGCAGGATTTGTTGGAGTCGATGAGTGTAACCAGACTTGTAGAGTAGGTGGGCATATTTAACATATCAATATGCTACAAAGTaatattttgtggttttgtcaacaaaaagtaatattttgtGGTATAGTATTCATTATTTGTACCATACAACTAGAGTATAATTCAAAtatcatttgaattttttttgccAAGACATGTTTTCGTTAAAATACAATCATTATTTGTATCATGGCCGAAACTACTAGCTATATCAAGAGGGAtgtatttttgagtttttagtaatttttattaaaatgataaatttaatgttattcaatcatgaattttaaaaactcatttaaaattattgttgttaaatttaatatttcataaagtACTAtaaatccactgttattaaaaatattttaagttgtggagttttcAAGTGAATTTAAAGTGTTTGAGTGgaatttcttagttaaaaaaattaaaactttcattttctgGTTTTGTGTAATATTCAGAGTGATTTAACAAAATTAACCATAAAATATGCAATTGACTGAAATCATTAAAACGTCGTTAAAAATCATATCACTTCAAACTTTAGATTCAATACATATTTGAGTCATGTAAagtcaatatttttatatacttttgaatatttttattttaaaaatctatatttgaatttatatcaatatttttatatacttatTTGAAGATTTTTTAACTTACATAGTTATAGTTTCAGAAGAAATAGTCCATATTGCCAAAAATATCGAGCTATTAATGTTTTTGACTTATGCCA is a genomic window containing:
- the LOC108806754 gene encoding uncharacterized protein LOC108806754 isoform X1, with amino-acid sequence MAGWQRNLQLIRQIGRRVKNSNVSTAYYSSSLNLESPFSKVGYLQSLLRPTYSSTPLHHYLQQVGISTSRTLKASEEPVSSPLSSPATLLGSGKEEEEQKIIPKRKKVQAVLKAIKQSPKKVNLVAALVRGMRVEDALMQLQVTVKRASHTVYRVIHAARANASHNHGLDPDRLIIAEAFVGKGLFKKRISIHGKGKCGLMIRPECRLTVVVRETTPEEEAVIAKLKVHNFKKPSKWESRLFPHKLIETTPIWNRRGTKASHRSSELVVSR
- the LOC108806754 gene encoding uncharacterized protein LOC108806754 isoform X2, giving the protein MAGWQRNLQLIRQIGRRVKNSNVSTAYYSSSLNLESPFSKGYLQSLLRPTYSSTPLHHYLQQVGISTSRTLKASEEPVSSPLSSPATLLGSGKEEEEQKIIPKRKKVQAVLKAIKQSPKKVNLVAALVRGMRVEDALMQLQVTVKRASHTVYRVIHAARANASHNHGLDPDRLIIAEAFVGKGLFKKRISIHGKGKCGLMIRPECRLTVVVRETTPEEEAVIAKLKVHNFKKPSKWESRLFPHKLIETTPIWNRRGTKASHRSSELVVSR